The Carassius auratus strain Wakin chromosome 7, ASM336829v1, whole genome shotgun sequence genome contains the following window.
aaaaaaaaaaattccaagttGAAATGTAATTGAATCCCAGGAATGACCCATGTATATTTCCTGaactactttattattattattattattattattattatttattttatttattttatttttttttcagctataaatatgtttaaatgaaaatgaaaagaggcACTGGTGTTTGAGACTTTATTTAATAACTGGTGTTATTaactttattgtaaatatactgtgcATACAGTGAGGATAACTGGAAAGGATGACGAAGTACTTACAAAGTAAGTCCCAACTTTACGTTCTtttattgagtattttattagtattgAGAAAAGGCcacattgatgtgtgtgtgtatgcatgtgaaaATCCACAGATTCTGAAGCGCAGAGGGAATATTATATAAACGTTTTCCTCTTCAGGTATGGTGATGAATGTTCATTGTCTTATAATGAAGAAAAGACTAATTGTTGAATTACTACTAGTTAGTACTGCAGCTACTTACTGTCTGGTTTCACAGATTTAACAAAATTAGACAAATAAAACCAGCCTGCATATTCCTTTTAATCATGTGACAGACTCAACTGGTTTTACTGGAAAAACAGAGCAGGAAATAAGTTTCTATGATAGTTGTGACATTTTAGATATGAGTCAAAAACTCTGCTGTGAGAACTCACAACAACATGGTCTCAGATGGGGTAAGTAGCCTATGCTATTAATACATGCCCTCTCACAAACAATAGTTTCAATAAATAGTTCaggaacacattttaaaaacaagctAAATATACTTTCATTTATGTGaaaatctttttctttctttcgttctttctttctttctttctttctatgtgAAAGAACACTTTGTGAGaagtgtgttttatatatgtttttttttttttttttttttaggtttggaacaacataagtgAAAGTAAATGAAATCATGATTTGCATTTAAGGATAGACTAACATTTTAACCCCAGCAACAATGGATTTATCCAGAAACCGCTGTCAGCGCAGCAGCAGCATGAGTGACGGTCCTAAAACACAGTGAGAGAATGTTCTAATggattatttgaataataataataataaaaaaaagttgtattaaaggggtagttcactttcaaattaaattttgatatgttttagcttacctcaagggcatccaagatgtaggtgtctttttttctgcagtattttccattttgataattttaggtcaaaccgttctcgtctgtcagtcatataatgcaggtctatggtcaccacctcaaagagcatgcacagagaagtccaaattaaacaattccccatcataagtacacaCTGATGATCTAAGACaagaaacgagcggtttgtgtgagaaaatgaacagtatttatattatttttacctcTTATACGCAACCATgtccaagtgatctgagggcATGCATGCTTCCTAGTGTTTGACGTGTGTGCGtgttctggcttagtctgcgcaagcacgGAAAGCACAGGAAGTGATCTCTCATGCgtgtacgtcactcattgttgacacagagatttcggaagtgttacatttcactgtgaagatctgcACATATTTAGACATGCAGGAAATCGCAATGGAAGAGGATTTCGatatatcaacagacaacgttgaatttttttcacaaccatatttatttgaaccagaatacacagatcaagtactcaggagcgatGGAGGATGCATCcgctgcagcagcacgtcttcaagcctcagagagacagagatctcttcaaaattggtggtgttttagtagcaagtgttgtgagattcCAAccgaagtggagagcatatgttgtcacgactggaacatagcaatgccacaactacaagacgacgacgaggacattgacagtatcgcatcacacacctgcctgactgaagatcatgagttttctccgctgttgagCCGCAGCATTTAGTGTTTAGTTTGCCAAGGCCAAATGTCCCAATGGCACGTTGTCTAttgagtgagtaatgtgttgtatttttattattatcgcaATCggacggtttttggtcttttttcagcCAATTTTTCACACTGTAATCGTTTGCTATGTCATTAGTGTAgaagtattttgaaatctgtGCGTAGGACACAGGAAGCCTTTTAGCGCTGGAAGAGCAGAGCTACAAGTCTGAAGCACAAATAGCAGGAAGCGATTagccgttggtgtactggcgcacaaaAAAGAGCCCCTTTACTTCGCGCACTAAAGCTGCACGTCGCGACCATATACAGTACCGGTCCGCGCACTGAACACGAGTACACcatgaagagatgttcagatcaacttctcacgtgttggatgagaaacgaaacggactaaactgtgacaaaactgatttctttttttgtatttttatttaaaaccaaatttaaaaactaaaatactgaatgctaattaagaaacatcttattgaatgtgtgttgattgtgttgtttggactatagaactatgcagttattgcttttaatttcacatggttacagttaatcttttaatttaaggccagttctatatagtttcaacccaattcaaaaacaaaagctgaatgcttatgtctgtaccatctatgtttgtattgaatataGGCTACtcactgtgcagttactgctgttgatttcagatggttacagttattgttttcaatagccaaaagccagtttgggctattaaataccaaatacacatcttgtttatgcatactttccttctttcttgtttgttgcttaaagattaaaaaaaaaaaatcggtatcggattCGGCCATGAAatatcatgatcgtgcatccctacttatgatggggaattgtttaatttggacttctctgtgcatgctctttgaggtggtgaccatagacctgcattatatgagtgacatacaagaacagtttgacctaaaaatatcaaaatggaaaatactgtggaaacaaagacacctacgtCTTGAaagcccttgaggtaagctaaaacataccaaaatttcatttgaaagtgaactatccctttaaggctggTGTGGCTGGAGGTATATGTTGAACTTGGACATACTGATTATATTTGGAAGGACTTTTTGGATTAAAACAATGTTTCTAGTAATTGGAATTCAATGTTCTTGCTCAAAATTAATttagtgtttacattttaaatcattacaaAATGGTTGTTGGGTATTTAGAGTTAATTTCTTTTTCACAAACACTTTTTGACTCTATTTTAAATTTACAGAAAGCCTAAGCTGCCACAACGCAGATTTTCTCTGCTTCAGAGAGGTTCTCCAAAGCGATTTCGTCTACACACAGAGAGGAAAGTTCTTGATGAAAATGGAAAAGTTAGAAAATGGACTTATAGGAAAAGAGATGCCAGCAAACCAAACAAAATCATTCTGTTGGTGGGAGAGACCGGCGTTGGCAAGACCACCGTCATCAACACTATGGTCAACTACTTAATGAATGTGAAGTTTGAGGATCAAATATGGTATGAAATCACAGAAGAAACACCCAGAGATCAATCAGAATCACAAACCTCAGAAATCACTGTGTATGAGGTCTTTCCTGTGAAGAGTACCATGTCTCTCACCATCATTGATACTCCAGGCTACGGAGACACTAGAGGACTGGACAAAGATCTGGAGGTTGCTGAGAATTTAGCCACTCTGTTTCAGAGTAATGATGGAGTTCATGAAGTTGATGCCATCTGTTTCGTGACTCAAGCATCCAAGAATCGTCTCTCAGACAGACAGCATTACATCATTAGTTCAATTCTGTCTTTGTTTGGTAAAGACATTGTGGACaatattgtgtttttaatcaCACACTCTGATGGTTTGCCACCAAAAAATGCCATCAGCGCCATTAAAAAAGCGAAAATCCCCTGCAGAAAAGATAAAAATGGTGATCCTGTTTATTTCTCATTCAACAACCGGCAGGCTGAAGAGCGTCACACCAATGAACGTCACATTCGTGCTCAAAGAGATGCCTGGGAAGACAGTGTAGACGGCATGAAGGATTTCCTTCAGACTCTGAATGAAATGAACAGGAGAGGTTTAGAGCAGACATCAGATGTCCTTACCGAGCGCATTAGATTTGAAGCATCCATCAGCAACTTACAGCTACGAGTTCAAGAGAAAGAGCAGAAAAAGGCTGAAAAAATTCAGATTCAGGAGGCAATGATGGATAACAAGACAAAGGTTGAGCAAAGTATAAACTTTAGTTTTAAAGTAAACAAGACAGAAAAAATGAAGGTTCCGATTGAGAGCAAGTCATGGAAGCACAGGAAGGCTACGACCTGCACTGTCTGTGAGGAAAACTGTCATGAGTTTGACTGCTGGTGGAGTTCAAATCCCAGTAAATGTGAAGTCATGAAAAACGGATTCTGCACCGTGTGCTCAGGGAAGTGTCACCACAGCAAACACGTCAAGGAAAATAAGAAATACGTCATCAGAAACTCCAGCATGCAGTTTGAATTTGATTCCATAAAAAAGGAATATGAAACATCCAAAGAACAAACCAAAACATATTTACTACTAATGCAACATCTTGAGAAAGATCTCAAAGAGATTGAAACCCATAAGTCAGTTCTTCTGTGCGAAGCTTACAGGACCATTAAGCATCTGTCTCAGATCGCATTAAAACCAGACTCTGCCTTCACTCTTCAGCATCTGGACTTCTTCATCCCCAGAGCGAGGGAGGCTGGGAAAGAAAACTGGGCCCGAGAGCTGGAAGAAATGAGGAGAAAAGCTGAAGCTGAAGAAGTGAATAAAGATGCTCTGAGTTATCTTAAAGCTGGTTTGACAAAACTTTTTCTGACTGCAAAATGATTGATTCCAGACCTTCTATAAACTAAAGTTGCTTTTCAGTCTCTAGGTTACACAAACCATTTGTTGATGGTtaactaaaaaaattacaattgtatACTAAATGTAGAAATGTCTACTATGAAACTGCACCATCAAATTTTGAAACCTGATATGTTGTACTATTACATAAAAGAGTATTATGTTTAATGTTGTAGGATACTGTGTACCTATGCATACctatgacaataaaataaaatatttgtaattttcctGTTTATGCTCTCAAACTGCAAACTGACCTGAACAACTACAGAAATACGACAGACTGTGAGGATGCTTAATGAAGTAACAGAGGAACCCAAGGCATGATCCTGTTTTCAGGTAGCAGCAGTATAATCAATGTAATTACTTTAAACTAATTAAATGACACAGACAGACTACAGTTTTGCCAAATGCCTTACTCATTAATCATTCAAATGAGTTTGCTTAAATGAAAAGATAAGATAAGAGCAAAACATCAATCGAATCATTTATAACATAAAGAGAACAAACAAgttgtgctgtctgcagcctttgtctgtgctgatcttcatttagacacacgtcattaaaatgaactgtaactcagtgattACCCGACGAAgatacatgagagagatatctatagataccttgacatgtctacttttaaactgctgaaaacaaatattctgtgatcaagtaatctatatgaaaacaatgcgatgtccgtttttcacatctcctttcattatcttctaatgtgaccacgcccccgcgctgaacgctctattcagattctaatgtttcactgaagtgcggcttgaatacgccacaccacagaagacaacgcagcgagactgttcaagtttttattttactgtttgcttcacaatgagaggaataagacataattcaccccaaaaagatgtgatgtgcattacctcaggatttgagacttggatttcctcagaaaaaaagaatgaagcactttattcagcagagatcataaacacgagtctctttttatttatttatatacttgtactagttttcacataacgtgtaaacattagactttttccaaagactttttccaaactataattcctgacttaatgtataatcaagtgaaaaattatgaagttttaataacaatatacaatgctataccattcaaaagcatgatgtaaataatataaatgtaacaaacaaatgttaatgtaacaaacgtaacaaacaatgctgttctctCAATTTATCccaaaaaaaaccctgaaaaaaatattctcagctcttttcaatattatgattaataataataataataatttaatttaaattttttttttataaaatcagattgttaaaaggatttctgaaggattgtgtgactggagcaatgatgcaaaaaaaaaaaaaaaaatcagtttgaaagtcagctttgattgttcctaataaactgtttaactgcactcgcaagtggatattaaattatgttgtgggataattaaatatattctaaataaactacaaacataaaattatatagatttatttggtcctcacattctttcttgtaactcctccctctcagtgacacagctgactgagaggctcattatgtggctcattatgcagctcattatgcagctcattatgcagctcattatgcaggcctttgtcttctctggtgtaaatcacaatgatattcatgatagttgacacctactcgcatatgacttttaccaaacaaaaagtgtcttaggaaatttaaatcaatatattgttttctgtaagtgagtaaacaagatgattttcacaatttagaaagaaaaaaaaatttaggctgcaagctccagttctcaaaagtcccaggAACAATTGTTCTGTATGCGTTTTATTGCCTTAtgcaagtgatttaacatttttagtttttcactaaccacacataacattttttttttctcaaaaacaaaatcatgtacatacatgctgctcacatattattatagcccagtttgtgctgattacagtgatattagactttacccattttgATATtcataagaaactgaaaaaagcacaaatgtcagggaaTGACAAAATTCTctaggccccaaaaatacccttagagtCTGGAGGGTTAATTCTGGGGCCACACCCTTCCCTCAGTGAATCCTGTGGTTGCTGAAGTGCAGAAAGACAATTATTTAAAcgttttatttttcttgtatgGTGCTGTATGTTAATTGAAGAAAAGCTTATTCACTAAAGGCAACTGAGTACTAACTTTATTGTTTCAAGGATAGGCTAGAT
Protein-coding sequences here:
- the LOC113105421 gene encoding uncharacterized protein LOC113105421 isoform X1, with product MDLSRNRCQRSSSMSDGPKTQKPKLPQRRFSLLQRGSPKRFRLHTERKVLDENGKVRKWTYRKRDASKPNKIILLVGETGVGKTTVINTMVNYLMNVKFEDQIWYEITEETPRDQSESQTSEITVYEVFPVKSTMSLTIIDTPGYGDTRGLDKDLEVAENLATLFQSNDGVHEVDAICFVTQASKNRLSDRQHYIISSILSLFGKDIVDNIVFLITHSDGLPPKNAISAIKKAKIPCRKDKNGDPVYFSFNNRQAEERHTNERHIRAQRDAWEDSVDGMKDFLQTLNEMNRRGLEQTSDVLTERIRFEASISNLQLRVQEKEQKKAEKIQIQEAMMDNKTKVEQSINFSFKVNKTEKMKVPIESKSWKHRKATTCTVCEENCHEFDCWWSSNPSKCEVMKNGFCTVCSGKCHHSKHVKENKKYVIRNSSMQFEFDSIKKEYETSKEQTKTYLLLMQHLEKDLKEIETHKSVLLCEAYRTIKHLSQIALKPDSAFTLQHLDFFIPRAREAGKENWARELEEMRRKAEAEEVNKDALSYLKAGLTKLFLTAK
- the LOC113105421 gene encoding uncharacterized protein LOC113105421 isoform X2; protein product: MNSRKPKLPQRRFSLLQRGSPKRFRLHTERKVLDENGKVRKWTYRKRDASKPNKIILLVGETGVGKTTVINTMVNYLMNVKFEDQIWYEITEETPRDQSESQTSEITVYEVFPVKSTMSLTIIDTPGYGDTRGLDKDLEVAENLATLFQSNDGVHEVDAICFVTQASKNRLSDRQHYIISSILSLFGKDIVDNIVFLITHSDGLPPKNAISAIKKAKIPCRKDKNGDPVYFSFNNRQAEERHTNERHIRAQRDAWEDSVDGMKDFLQTLNEMNRRGLEQTSDVLTERIRFEASISNLQLRVQEKEQKKAEKIQIQEAMMDNKTKVEQSINFSFKVNKTEKMKVPIESKSWKHRKATTCTVCEENCHEFDCWWSSNPSKCEVMKNGFCTVCSGKCHHSKHVKENKKYVIRNSSMQFEFDSIKKEYETSKEQTKTYLLLMQHLEKDLKEIETHKSVLLCEAYRTIKHLSQIALKPDSAFTLQHLDFFIPRAREAGKENWARELEEMRRKAEAEEVNKDALSYLKAGLTKLFLTAK